The following proteins are encoded in a genomic region of Brachypodium distachyon strain Bd21 chromosome 1, Brachypodium_distachyon_v3.0, whole genome shotgun sequence:
- the LOC100841203 gene encoding protein MKS1, whose protein sequence is MAAASYDADHVRRHSGLGVHAASRKIGKPAPSAPSTSQNRKPVIIYMVSPKVIHVEAHEFMSLVQRLTGPDGGDDQARLQQASTSSSSPRAAAARKQGAPPVRVKARALNRPGPAVSVSVTATRQQQQQQQAGPPSSWAVPSPASGFLFRDLSPLRGGALKGEGASSLVSPWLHHVSGGDHFLSPGAPGLASPSGFLDIFGPLSSSQHQ, encoded by the coding sequence atggccgccgcgagCTACGACGCCGATCACGTCCGGCGCCACAGCGGCCTCGGCGTGCACGCCGCGTCGCGGAAGATCGGCAAGCCGGCGCCGTCGGCACCGTCGACATCGCAGAATCGGAAGCCGGTGATCATCTACATGGTGTCCCCGAAGGTGATCCACGTGGAGGCCCACGAGTTCATGTCGCTCGTGCAGCGGCTCACCGgccccgacggcggcgacgatcAGGCCAGGCTGCAGCAGGCCTcgacgtcgtcgtcttccccgagggcggcggcggcccgcaAGCAGGGCGCGCCGCCGGTGCGCGTGAAGGCGCGGGCCCTgaaccggcccggcccggcggTGTCCGTGTCGGTCACGGCCacgaggcagcagcagcagcagcagcaggccggGCCTCCGTCGTCGTGGGCCgtgccgtcgccggcgtcggggTTCCTGTTCCGCGACCTCAGCCcgctccgcggcggcgcgctcaAGGGCGAGGGGGCCTCCTCCCTCGTCTCCCCATGGCTGCACCAcgtcagcggcggcgaccatTTCCTGAGCCCCGGTGCGCCGGgcctcgcctcgccctcgGGCTTCCTCGACATCTTCGGCCCGCTATCCTCCTCTCAGCACCAATGA
- the LOC100841507 gene encoding heme oxygenase 1, chloroplastic — translation MAPAAAASLATPHTLAAPRVSVAVAGRNSGLSVSVGVRQVPGVSAVLSRRRMVATAAATEMAPAAKGEEGGKAFVEEMRAVAMRLHTKDQAREGEKEPQAPPVAKWEPTIEGYLRFLVDSKLVFQTLEDIVDRAAVPWYAEFRNTGLERSEQLKKDLEWFRQQGHTIPEPSAPGTTYASYLEELSEKDPQAFICHFYNVYFAHTAGGRMIGKKVAEKILNKKELEFYKWEGTLSQLLQNVRNKLNQVALSWSREEKDHCLEETEKSFAYSGDLLRQIFT, via the exons ATGGcgcccgcagcagcagcatcactcGCCACCCCGCATACCCTCGCGGCCCCACGCGTCtctgtcgccgtcgccgggagGAACAGCGGCCTGTCCGTGTCGGTCGGCGTGCGCCAGGTGCCGGGGGTTTCTGCGGTGCTTTCGCGGAGGAGGATGgtcgcgacggcggcggcgaccgagATGGCCCCCGCGGCGAAGGGGGAGGAAGGCGGGAAGGCGTTCGTGGAAGAGATGAGGGCCGTCGCGATGCGGCTCCACACAAAGGACCAAGCCAGGGAGGGGGAGAAGGAGCCCCAGGCGCCGCCCGTCGCCAAGTGGGAGCCCACCATCGAGGGCTACCTCCGCTTCCTCGTCGACAGCAAGCTCGTCTTCCAGACCCTCGAGGACATCgtcgaccgcgccgccgtcccttGGT ATGCTGAGTTCCGGAATACTGGATTGGAGAGGTCAGAGCAACTGAAGAAGGATTTGGAATGGTTCAGGCAACAGGGCCACACAATTCCGGAACCATCTGCTCCTGGCACTACCTATGCTTCCTATCTGGAAGAGCTGTCGGAAAAGGACCCCCAAGCATTTATCTGTCATTTCTATAATGTGTACTTTGCTCATACCGCTGGAGGCCGAATGATTGGCAAAAAG GTCGCCGAGAAGATTCTGAACAAGAAGGAGCTAGAGTTCTACAAGTGGGAGGGTACCCTCTCCCAGCTGCTGCAGAATGTCCGCAACAAACTCAACCAAGTTGCACTT AGTTGGTCTCGAGAAGAGAAGGACCACTGCCTGGAGGAGACTGAGAAGTCGTTCGCCTATTCAGGAGATCTCCTTCGCCAGATATTCACCTGA
- the LOC100841815 gene encoding NADP-dependent alkenal double bond reductase P2, giving the protein MEVENRYVAVRHHVEGSPSESDFELITAATPVRWTPESGEVLVKNLYLSVDPYQLNRMKRHSASHLAVDVIVPGERIAAYGAGEVVASGCAEYEAGDIVAGVLAWEDYTLFRPSPAVLMSKVDASDDFPLSYHIGVLGTSGMTAYGGFYEVCKPKKGETVFVSAASGSVGSLVGQFAKLHGCYVVGCAGTQAKVDLLKDKLGFDDAFNYREEPDLKAALKRRFPDGIDIYFENVGGEMLEAALANMNAYGRVAVCGVIAEYTDPGRRAVPDLLEVVYKRITLRGFFAYDYITRFHEFVGIIGGWIREGKIQVVEDVSNGLESVPSAFAALFRGENVGKKLVKLA; this is encoded by the exons ATGGAGGTTGAGAACCGGTACGTGGCCGTGCGGCACCACGTCGAGGGGTCCCCCTCAGAGTCCGACTTCGAACTGATCACGGCGGCAACACCGGTGCGGTGGACGCCGGAGTCCGGCGAGGTCCTGGTGAAGAACCTGTACCTGTCCGTGGACCCCTACCAGCTCAACCGCATGAAGCGCCACAGCGCGTcccacctcgccgtcgacgtCATCGTGCCCGGCGAG AGGATAGCGGCGTACGGGGCGGGCGAGGTGGTGGCGTCGGGGTGCGCGGAGTACGAGGCGGGGGACATCGTAGCGGGCGTGCTGGCGTGGGAGGACTACACGCTGTTCCGGCCGTCCCCCGCCGTGCTCATGTCCAAGGTGGACGCCTCGGACGATTTCCCCTTGTCGTACCACATCGGCGTGCTGGGCACGAGCGGGATGACGGCCTACGGCGGCTTCTACGAGGTGTGCAAGCCCAAGAAAGGGGAGACGGTGTTCGTGTCCGCCGCGTCCGGCTCCGTCGGCAGCCTCGTCGGCCAGTTCGCCAAGCTCCACGGCTGCTACGTCGTCGGCTGCGCCGGAACCCAAGCCAAG GTCGACCTGCTGAAGGACAAGCTGGGGTTCGACGACGCCTTCAACTACAGAGAGGAGCCTGACCTCAAAGCCGCGCTCAAGAG GCGCTTCCCTGACGGGATCGACATCTACTTCGAGAACGTGGGCGGGGAGAtgctggaggcggcgctggccaACATGAACGCCTACGGCCGGGTCGCCGTCTGCGGGGTCATCGCCGAGTACACCGACCCCGGGAGGCGTGCCGTGCCGGACCTGCTGGAGGTGGTCTACAAGCGCATAACGCTCCGGGGCTTCTTCGCCTACGACTACATCACCAGGTTCCACGAGTTCGTCGGGATCATCGGCGGATGGATCCGCGAGGGCAAGATCCAGGTCGTCGAGGACGTATCCAACGGGCTAGAGAGCGTCCCGTCGGCTTTCGCCGCGCTGTTCCGCGGCGAGAATGTTGGCAAGAAACTCGTTAAACTGGCGTAG
- the LOC100842111 gene encoding beta-glucuronosyltransferase GlcAT14A, with protein sequence MMETKPPSPGTASAAAAAHHHRRWAAPLLASVLLSSLLISASLFFSSSRALLLSFSPLPSAASAEPLFVEAKLRQQQQQMRPDGVARTQRAVPRIAYLVSGSAGDGVALRRTLRALYHPANRYVVHLDLEAPAAERAELAAALRADPVYSRFRNVRVVTRANLVTYRGPTMVANTLHAAAILLREGGDWDWFINLSASDYPLVSQDDLLYVLSTLPRELNFIEHTSDIGWKEYQRAKPVIVDPGLYSLQKSDVFWITEKRSVPTAFKLFTGSAWMMLTHQFIEYCIWGWDNLPRTVLMYYANFLSSPEGYFHTVICNVPEFRNTTVNHDLHFISWDNPPKQHPHYLTLNDFDGMVNSNAPFARKFGREDPVLDKIDQEILGRQPDGFVAGGWMDMLNTTVKGKHFTVERVQDLRPGPGADRLKNLVTGLLTQEGFDDKHCL encoded by the exons ATGATGGAGACGaagccgccgtcgccggggacggcatcggccgcggcggcggcgcaccaccaccggcgctgggcggcgccgctgctcgcgTCCGTActgctctcctccctcctcatctcagcctccctcttcttctcatCCTCGCGGGCGCTGCTCCTCTCCTTCTCGCCCCTCCCGTCCGCGGCCTCCGCGGAGCCGCTCTTCGTCGAGGCCAAgctgcggcagcagcagcagcagatgcgGCCCGACGGCGTCGCGCGGACGCAGCGCGCCGTGCCCAGGATCGCCTACCTCGTGTCCGGCTCCGCGGGGGACGGGGTCGCGCTGCGGCGGACGCTCAGGGCGCTCTACCACCCGGCCAACCGCTACGTCGTGCACCTCGACCTGGAGGCGCCCGCGGCCGAGCgcgccgagctcgccgccgccctgcgcGCCGACCCCGTCTACTCCCGCTTCCGCAACGTCAGGGTCGTCACCCGCGCCAACCTCGTCACCTACCGGGGCCCCACCATGGTCGCCAACACGCTGCACGCCGCAGCCATCCTGCTGCGCGAGGGCGGCGATTGGGACTGGTTCATCAACCTCTCCGCCTCCGACTACCCCCTCGTCTCCCAGGACG ATCTACTGTATGTGCTCTCTACCTTGCCAAGGGAGCTTAACTTCATTGAACACACCAGTGACATAGGATGGAAGGA GTATCAGAGGGCAAAACCTGTAATCGTCGACCCAGGGCTATACAGTCTGCAGAAGTCAGATGTTTTCTGGATTACAGAGAAAAGGAGTGTGCCAACCGCGTTCAAGCTCTTCACTG GATCAGCATGGATGATGCTTACTCATCAGTTTATTGAATACTGCATATGGGGATGGGACAATCTTCCAAGGACAGTCCTGATGTATTATGCCAATTTTCTCTCTTCACCAGAGGGGTACTTTCACACAGTCATCTGCAATGTCCCAGAGTTCCGCAATACCACAGTTAACCATGATCTACATTTCATTTCTTGGGACAACCCACCAAAGCAACATCCCCATTACCTCACCCTCAATGACTTTGATGGTATGGTTAACAGCAATGCTCCCTTTGCAAGGAAGTTTGGAAGAGAAGATCCTGTTCTAGACAAGATTGATCAGGAAATATTGGGCCGTCAACCTGATGGATTTGTGGCTGGCGGATGGATGGATATGTTGAATACAACAGTGAAAGGAAAACATTTCACTGTCGAACGTGTACAAGATCTCCGCCCAGGGCCTGGTGCGGACAGGCTAAAGAATCTTGTCACAGGCTTGCTCACCCAGGAAGGTTTTGATGACAAGCATTGCTTGTGA